A region of Necator americanus strain Aroian chromosome I, whole genome shotgun sequence DNA encodes the following proteins:
- a CDS encoding hypothetical protein (NECATOR_CHRI.G1318.T1) — MRKLEWDDMGVKADGRQLQLSGTNADRIRRNMWMNRASAESAKDDVHAQRMGVGCPIHAQRNEHIRMHQLRLSGSETEQDERPDPRAGQKETSGLGSVQEHRGCSEEDQKHPAPCSPLQHHRTSCFDLCFGNLGISQAGRKRGERH; from the coding sequence atgcgaaagttggaatgggacgacatgggagtgaaggctgatggtcggcagctacagctaagcggaacgaatgctgaccgaattcgacgaaacatgtggatgaaTCGGGCTTCAGCTGAATcagcaaaagacgatgttcatgcgcaacggatgggtgtcggatgccccattcacgctcaacggaacgaacatatccgaatgcaccagctacgtttatctgggtcggaaACTGAACaggatgaacgacctgacccccgagctgggcagaaggagacaagcggcttggggagcgtacaagagcatcgaggatgtagtgaagaagaccagaaacacccggctccgtgctcacctcttcaacaccaccgtacttcatgctttgacctatgcttcggaaacctgggcatttcgcaagcaggaagaaaacgcggtgagcgtcattga